The following proteins are encoded in a genomic region of Drosophila willistoni isolate 14030-0811.24 chromosome 2L unlocalized genomic scaffold, UCI_dwil_1.1 Seg196, whole genome shotgun sequence:
- the LOC6639846 gene encoding uncharacterized protein LOC6639846, with amino-acid sequence MRPPMPLPIQTAGLPPNDVSGVFQTQIPLNHHQVHVHTATTPTAGETTTSTEHNINNNNNNSKIPPLELLVEHKLSYSSAIGTATVSNDLKQTLNGSKSLNFHEDHKQHHHPLGRGATHATQAGIFEEAAENFIINYPSESQQQQLPLSETVPLLTHIEATVVDKQRSILLNKNSASLIFTKKELGQQQQQQRQHHSSLYGRKQQTKHLPSTRGQQHRRSLQLNYNNNLVHSSSVGQGGAGGKLVPHKQQQRQHHGLGLNSPTVQAAALGAGGVGGSGGGSSSSGRKQLSYSWYAPVYSALEEELEQESRDSSPIHNLANTKQQQRSVSQKAAVASASTGLNVAASSLHHQDETVALLDIQSQQQQRQKIINGGDAGGNGGAGATTTPTAGNQDLESSLGLSGGGQLPRRRRFENFLKSLVGLKASQGSGGGANNGAAGNSSITRMPSDRDRAAERPASPEIRITRTPSEQDMVVLRDPSGRQQQQQLANHGISGSTSSLNVVQQKLWHMMRRENSSSSLQNQEKSQSIVQYKGLRKCETVLALTRQSQSLAPGGTNSLIVGSGIFSPSGIEQIRPLNRLRNSVNSITGGAGGTCSRCSSLLSLAASGSRYSLVNGFVPRPESAQSFNQPRVSINNESEPSHINVNAQIRLSGSSAGGNNLLGSQSPSPPSNITTATLHSSSNNNLTTEESSTPNGDGDGGGGGGDGGASELGPFGTHHAYPLTVSSLLSMATANQAAQACCVRDGITLKRREMLASADVTPSVGTPATPTPQVGENFQIFTCKLCLIDVENAGEFTTLLQCGCQFCTECMRAYVDFEITEGAYEISCPDAKCPTQGAISLPEIADLTTTNLLKKHHRYRLNREIELDKTRTWCPRAGCETICLVATTDNGNITQMDDESPSTSQSYTPSQGDNLLLSLAVHCPSCKDEFCALCKKAYHPNISCEEFGRRLIADGQDDIGIPFDNELIKCCPMCAVPIEKDEGCAQMMCKRCKHVFCWYCLASLDDDFLLRHYDKGPCKNKLGHSRASVVWHRAQVIGIFAGFGILLLVASPLLLLAAPCIICCKCRGCSGSKIDEVDAELEEEVTALQG; translated from the exons ATGAGGCCACCAATGCCTTTACCTATACAAACGGCGGGATTACCACCGAATGATGTGTCTGGTGTGTTTCAGACACAGATTCCTTTGAATCATCATCAGGTGCATGTTcacacagcaacaacaccaacagcaggTGAAACAACAACCTCGACGGAacacaacatcaacaacaataacaacaactcgAAAATACCGCCATTGGAACTTTTAGTTGAACATAAATTAAGCTACAGCTCAGCAATTGGGACAGCAACAGTGTCAAATGATCTGAAGCAGACTCTCAACGGCAGCAAGTCTTTAAATTTTCACGAGGATCAcaaacaacatcatcatccaTTGGGTCGAGGTGCTACTCATGCTACTCAGGCGGGAATATTTGAAGAAGCAGCCgagaattttattattaattatccATCCGAatcgcagcagcagcagctgcctcTGTCAGAAACTGTGCCACTTCTAACCCATATTGAGGCCACGGTTGTGGATAAGCAACGTTCCATATTACTGAATAAGAATAGTGCCTCGCTGATATTTACGAAAAAAGAACTtggtcagcagcagcaacaacaacgccAACATCATAGTAGCTTATACGGACGCAAACAGCAGACAAAGCATTTGCCCTCGACGCGAGGACAACAGCATAGACGAAGTcttcaattaaattataataacaatCTGGTGCACTCGTCCTCGGTGGGGCAGGGAGGAGCAGGAGGCAAACTAGTGCCAcataagcagcagcaacgtcAACATCACGGCCTTGGTTTGAACTCGCCCACGGTTCAGGCGGCGGCACTTGGTGCTGGCGGCGTTGGAGGTAGCGGAGGAGGGAGCAGTTCCTCCGGCCGCAAGCAGCTATCATACTCCTGGTACGCACCAGTCTATAGTGCGCTCGAGGAGGAACTAGAACAGGAGTCGAGG GATTCCTCGCCAATACACAATCTGGCCAACacaaagcagcagcaacgctCCGTCAGCCAAAAGGCCGccgttgcctctgcctctacGGGTCTAAATGTCGCAGCTTCGTCGCTGCATCATCAAGACGAGACAGTTGCCCTGTTGGACATACAGagtcaacagcaacagcgTCAGAAGATTATCAATGGAGGCGATGCTGGAGGCAACGGAGGAGCAGGAGCAACAACGACACCAACTGCAGGAAACCAGGACTTGGAGAGCTCATTGGGTCTCTCAGGCGGTGGACAATTGCCACGTCGCAGACGCTTTGAAAACTTTCTCAAGTCTTTGGTCGGACTCAAGGCCAGCCAAGGCAGTGGAGGAGGAGCCAACAATGGAGCCGCCGGCAATAGTTCAATCACCCGAATGCCAAGTGATAGGGATCGTGCAGCTGAACGACCAGCCTCACCAGAGATACGCATTACGCGTACTCCATCCGAACAGGATATGGTGGTGCTTAGAGACCCATCCGGgcgacaacagcagcagcagctagcCAACCACGGTATAAGTGGTTCTACTAGTTCCCTAAATGTGGTGCAACAGAAGTTATGGCATATGATGCGACGTGAGAATAGTTCGAGCAGTTTACAAAATCAAGAGAAATCCCAATCCATTGTGCAATATAAAGGTCTAAGGAAATGTGAAACTGTTTTGGCTCTAACACGTCAAAGCCAGAGTCTGGCGCCAGGAGGAACTAATTCCCTAATTGTTGGCAGTGGAATCTTCAGTCCAAGTGGCATAGAGCAAATACGTCCGTTGAATCGTTTGAGAAATAGTGTAAATAGTATAACCGGCGGTGCCGGCGGAACATGTTCACGCTGCTCGAGTCTGTTGTCGTTGGCTGCCTCTGGATCTCGTTATTCTTTGGTCAATGGCTTTGTGCCTAGGCCAGAGTCAGCTCAGTCATTCAATCAACCCAGAGTAAGCATTAACAATGAGTCTGAGCCGTCGCATATCAATGTGAATGCGCAAATTAGACTTAGCGGCAGTTCCGCAGGAGGGAATAATCTCCTGGGCTCACAAAGTCCCAGTCCGCCGTCAAATATAACCACCGCCACTCTACACTCCAGCTCTAATAATAATCTAACAACTGAGGAATCCTCTACGCCAaatggtgatggtgatggtggtggtggtggtggcgatGGTGGTGCTAGTGAACTTGGACCATTTGGGACCCATCACGCTTATCCATTAACTGTCAGCTCTCTTCTGTCCATGGCCACGGCCAATCAAGCGGCCCAAGCATGTTGTGTTCGCGACGGCATCACTCTGAAGCGACGCGAAATGCTTGCCTCCGCCGATGTCACACCCTCGGTGGGTACACCTGCCACACCCACGCCTCAAGTGGGAGAAAATTTCCAAATTTTCACCTGTAAACTTTGCCTAATCGATGTGGAAAATGCTGGCGAGTTTACGACGCTCCTGCAATGCGGCTGCCAATTCTGTACTGAG TGTATGCGCGCCTATGTGGATTTTGAGATAACCGAGGGAGCCTATGAGATTTCTTGTCCAGATGCAAAATGTCCCACCCAGGGGGCTATATCGTTGCCCGAAATTGCCGATTTAACGACAACGAATTTGCTTAAGAAACATCATCGCTATCGACTAAATCGAG aaaTCGAATTAGACAAAACGCGCACCTGGTGTCCGAGAGCTGGTTGCGAGACCATCTGCCTGGTGGCGACAACTGATAATGGTAATATAACACAAATGGATGATGAATCGCCGTCTACATCGCAAAGTTATACGCCCAGTCAAGGAGATAATCTCTTGCTTTCCCTAGCAGTGCATTGCCCCTCCTGTAAGGATGAGTTTTGTGCTTTGTGCAAAAAGGCG TATCATCCCAACATTAGCTGTGAGGAATTTGGACGCCGTTTGATAGCCGATGGCCAAGATGATATTGGAATACCATTTGATAATGAATTGATCAAATGCTGTCCCATGTGTGCTGTGCCCATTGAGAAAGATGAGGGCTGTGCCCAAATGATGTGCAAAAGGTGCAAGCATGTATTCTGCTGGTATTGCCTAGCCAGCTTGGAT GATGACTTCCTATTGCGGCACTATGACAAGGGCCCCTGCAAGAACAAATTGGGGCACTCGCGTGCATCTGTTGTATGGCATCGTGCACAGGTGATTGGCATATTTGCTGGATTTGGAATACTTCTTTTGGTGGCCTCACCTCTGCTCTTGCTGGCTGCGCCTTGCATTATCTGTTGCAAATGCCGTGGATGCAGCGGCTCGAAAATCGATGAGGTTGATGCTGAACTAGAGGAGGAAGTGACAGCATTGCAAggctaa
- the LOC6639848 gene encoding ubiquitin-conjugating enzyme E2 W isoform X1, whose translation MLKLFKKSKEKIPKSEIITEPKEPKTPPVSKCGKPLLLDNSRWERRLHKELMSLIKEPPPGVTVDTESVQQNLSEWKINIKGFEGTLYEGEDFQLLFKFNNKYPFDSPEVTFIGNNIPVHPHVYSNGHICLSILTEDWSPALSVQSVCLSIASMLSSCREKKRPPDNTLYVKTCNKNPKKTKWWYHDDSV comes from the exons ATGctaaaactatttaaaaaatcaaaagaaaagatACCAAAGTCGGAAATTATAACCGAACCAAAAGAGCCAAAAACTCCTCCAGTTTCTAAATGTGGCAAACCTTTGCTATTGGATAATTCACGTTGGGAG CGTCGCCTGCACAAAGAGCTCATGTCACTGATAAAGGAGCCACCACCAGGTGTTACAGTGGATACAGAAAGTGTACAACAAAACTTATCCGA ATGGAAGATAAATATCAAAGGTTTCGAGGGCACACTTTATGAGGGCGAGGACTTTCAGttattgtttaaatttaataataaatatccATTCGATTCACCAGAG GTGACCTTTATTGGGAACAATATTCCAGTTCATCCACATGTCTATAGCAATGGACATATCTGTTTATCTATATTGACTGAGGACTGGTCGCCAGCTTTGTCCGTGCAATCGGTGTGCCTGAGCATAGCTTCGATGCTAAGCAGTTGTCGCGAAAAGAAGCGACCACCCGATAATACACTCTATGTTAAGACTTGCAATAAAAACCCCAAAAAGACGAAATGGTGGTATCACG ACGATTCTGTTTAG
- the LOC6639847 gene encoding CDK-activating kinase assembly factor MAT1, giving the protein MDDQACPRCKTTKYRNPSLKLMVNVCGHTLCESCVDLLFLKGSGACPECMVPLRRNNFRVQLFEDPMVEKEVDIRRRILRDYNKREEDFASLDEYNDYLEEIENIVYNLCNNIEIIETNKRIEAYKRDNREVIQRNKTRVGREEYALEEMLELERIQEEARKKELEDLDLVHKKKKAHDKQALIEELMYSGKDAAQIVTEFAEKAEKQRLEEKNLPPPKPANEFSTGIKFGQTADHTLLSVPKSEEGPLFVYEPLLAFSEGPGVPPISDIESKGYISHIRPETLQENAGGFTSSLACQRALQEAFQCLFYTAPSVGTSTVI; this is encoded by the coding sequence ATGGACGATCAAGCGTGCCCGCGATGTAAGACCACCAAATACCGCAATCCATCTCTCAAGTTGATGGTCAATGTTTGCGGGCACACGCTCTGTGAATCCTGTGTGGACTTGCTCTTTCTGAAGGGATCTGGAGCTTGCCCGGAATGTATGGTGCCATTACGGCGCAACAATTTCCGAGTTCAACTTTTTGAAGATCCCATGGTAGAGAAGGAGGTGGACATACGGCGTCGCATTCTTAGGGACTACAACAAGCGGGAAGAGGATTTTGCCTCTCTCGATGAGTACAATGATTACCTAGAGGAGATTGAGAACATCGTGTATAATCTGTGCAACAATATTGAGATTATAGAAACCAATAAGCGCATCGAGGCGTACAAGAGGGACAACCGTGAAGTAATTCAACGGAACAAAACTCGCGTCGGACGTGAAGAGTATGCGTTGGAAGAGATGCTTGAACTCGAGCGTATTCAAGAGGAGGCCAGGAAAAAGGAACTGGAGGACCTCGACCTTGtgcacaaaaagaaaaaggctCACGACAAACAAGCGCTTATTGAGGAGCTAATGTACAGCGGAAAGGATGCAGCTCAAATAGTCACAGAGTTCGCTGAGAAGGCGGAAAAGCAGCGTttggaagaaaaaaatttgccACCACCAAAGCCAGCAAATGAATTTTCTACAGGGATTAAATTTGGCCAGACAGCTGACCACACTTTGCTATCTGTTCCCAAATCGGAAGAGGGACCACTATTTGTCTACGAACCGCTGCTAGCTTTCTCTGAAGGTCCCGGTGTACCGCCCATCAGTGATATTGAATCCAAGGGATATATATCCCATATACGTCCCGAAACTTTGCAAGAGAATGCCGGTGGTTTTACCTCTTCTCTGGCCTGCCAGCGTGCTTTGCAGGAGGCTTTTCAATGTTTATTTTACACAGCGCCCAGTGTTGGCACGTCTACGGTCATATAA
- the LOC6639848 gene encoding ubiquitin-conjugating enzyme E2 W isoform X2, with protein MSSTSMSPSERRLHKELMSLIKEPPPGVTVDTESVQQNLSEWKINIKGFEGTLYEGEDFQLLFKFNNKYPFDSPEVTFIGNNIPVHPHVYSNGHICLSILTEDWSPALSVQSVCLSIASMLSSCREKKRPPDNTLYVKTCNKNPKKTKWWYHDDSV; from the exons ATGTCATCCACATCCATGTCACCCAGCGAG CGTCGCCTGCACAAAGAGCTCATGTCACTGATAAAGGAGCCACCACCAGGTGTTACAGTGGATACAGAAAGTGTACAACAAAACTTATCCGA ATGGAAGATAAATATCAAAGGTTTCGAGGGCACACTTTATGAGGGCGAGGACTTTCAGttattgtttaaatttaataataaatatccATTCGATTCACCAGAG GTGACCTTTATTGGGAACAATATTCCAGTTCATCCACATGTCTATAGCAATGGACATATCTGTTTATCTATATTGACTGAGGACTGGTCGCCAGCTTTGTCCGTGCAATCGGTGTGCCTGAGCATAGCTTCGATGCTAAGCAGTTGTCGCGAAAAGAAGCGACCACCCGATAATACACTCTATGTTAAGACTTGCAATAAAAACCCCAAAAAGACGAAATGGTGGTATCACG ACGATTCTGTTTAG
- the LOC6639850 gene encoding ras-related protein Rab-3 yields the protein MAGGGDPKWQKDAADQNFDYMFKLLIIGNSSVGKTSFLFRYADDSFTSAFVSTVGIDFKVKTVFRHDKRVKLQIWDTAGQERYRTITTAYYRGAMGFILMYDVTNEDSFNSVQDWVTQIKTYSWDNAQVILVGNKCDMEDQRVISFERGRQLADQLGVEFFETSAKENVNVKAVFERLVDIICDKMSESLDADPTLVGGGQKGQRLTDQPQGTPNANCNC from the exons ATGGCTGGCGGTGGTGATCCCAAATGGCAAAAAGATGCTGCCGATCAGAACTTTGATTACATGTTCAAACTCCTCATCATTGGCAATTCCAGTGTGGGCAAGACAAGTTTTCTCTTTCGCTATGCTGATGATAGCTTCACATCGGCCTTTGTGTCCACAGTGGGCATTGATTTCAAGGTGAAGACTGTCTTTCGTCATGATAAGCGAGTGAAGCTTCAGATTTGG GATACAGCTGGACAGGAGCGATACCGCACCATAACCACAGCCTACTACCGCGGTGCCATGGGTTTCATTTTAATGTATGATGTCACCAACGAGGATAGCTTCAATTCAGTACAGGATTG GGTCACACAAATAAAAACCTATTCATGGGATAACGCTCAGGTCATTTTGGTGGGAAACAAATGCGATATGGAAGATCAACGAGTCATAAGCTTTGAGCGAGGACGTCAATTGGCCGATCAATTGGGCGTGGAATTCTTTGAGACATCGGCCAAGGAGAATGTGAATGTTAAG GCTGTTTTTGAGCGTTTGGTGGATATTATATGCGATAAGATGTCCGAAAGTCTTGATGCTGATCCAACGTTAGTGGGCGGCGGTCAGAAGGGTCAACGTTTGACCGATCAGCCGCAGGGTACGCCCAATGCCAATTGTAATTGTTAA
- the LOC6639849 gene encoding receptor-type tyrosine-protein phosphatase zeta — translation MFDTTLGTVLGFLVRMIWLIVSQILGQLIQHPLIATGLAIFVGIISQTDLVEKLKETYEKAINWLHGNSKYKCYPPYDYSIGQGPHTWLEDAGYQSPVNIEESQIQRLAIRELLNWNHYDDLPASIQLENTGQTLVLRAQFHGNAPTISGADLLASYTFVEMRFRWGWCNSEGSEHTLNHRKFPLEMQVMHRAGSGQPRACTSSYDLLMIAYVFELSAHNPFLDPLIQNLRLVQQPGKRVYIPPFPLSYLMYAFRAGFYSYGGSLTQPPCYQGTEWFIFPESLAISDFQLRHFRQLLSTDGITPITRNSRPVQHLGNRVINLNCFCPYDANQLARMHVELCQQQQQKLEEEQQQQQEQQQQEHRRQQQLQQQQQQQQQQQQQHQQQESEQQQHFVEKPPLATTAAVAFEDEGRLIETIDTTTIISSSNTSICMTTLMRKQSEEVHDQAIHNQQQEQPQNQNQNCCRIIFTGGSMDTNNNTNKCGLQRDQSDDIEITVGGGEGTVGGLRSQSSCDALYGVGDGVNVGSVRVELIE, via the coding sequence ATGTTTGATACAACGCTTGGTACTGTATTAGGCTTTTTGGTACGAATGATATGGCTGATAGTTAGCCAGATTCTTGGGCAATTAATACAACATCCCTTAATTGCCACGGGATTGGCCATCTTTGTGGGCATAATCAGTCAAACGGATCTAGTGGAGAAGCTAAAGGAGACCTACGAGAAAGCAATAAATTGGCTGCATGGTAATAGCAAATATAAATGTTATCCCCCGTATGATTATAGCATTGGTCAAGGACCACACACCTGGCTGGAGGATGCTGGCTATCAGAGTCCTGTTAATATCGAAGAAAGTCAAATTCAACGTCTGGCTATACGTGAGTTACTCAATTGGAATCATTATGATGATCTACCGGCCAGCATTCAGCTGGAGAATACTGGGCAAACTTTAGTGCTTCGTGCCCAATTCCATGGGAATGCTCCGACCATAAGTGGAGCCGATTTGTTGGCCAGCTACACATTTGTGGAGATGCGTTTCCGTTGGGGCTGGTGCAACAGCGAGGGCTCGGAGCATACACTGAATCATAGAAAATTTCCGTTGGAAATGCAGGTTATGCATCGCGCCGGTTCCGGGCAACCAAGAGCTTGTACTAGCAGCTACGATCTCCTGATGATTGCCTATGTTTTTGAGTTATCGGCACACAATCCCTTCTTGGATCCACTTATACAAAATTTGCGGCTGGTCCAACAACCCGGAAAACGTGTCTATATTCCCCCATTTCCCCTGTCCTACTTGATGTATGCCTTTCGGGCAGGATTCTATTCTTATGGAGGTTCATTGACACAACCGCCTTGCTATCAGGGCACTGAATGGTTCATTTTTCCCGAATCCCTGGCAATAAGTGATTTCCAGTTGCGACATTTTCGACAATTGTTGAGTACCGATGGCATTACACCAATTACAAGAAACTCACGACCTGTCCAACATTTGGGTAATCGTGtgattaatttaaattgcttTTGTCCCTACGATGCCAATCAGCTGGCAAGGATGCATGTGGAACTAtgccaacaacagcagcagaaactGGAggaagagcagcagcagcagcaggaacaacaacagcaggagCATCGTcgtcaacaacaactacaacaacaacaacaacagcagcagcagcagcaacaacaacatcaacaacaggAGAGtgagcagcaacaacattttgTGGAGAAGCCTCCCTTGGCAACAACTGCAGCAGTAGCATTTGAAGATGAAGGTCGTTTGATAGAGACCATAGACACTACCACTATAATCAGCAGCTCCAATACCAGCATCTGCATGACCACTCTGATGCGTAAGCAGTCGGAGGAAGTCCATGACCAGGCAATACACAATCAACAACAGGAACAACcgcaaaaccaaaaccaaaactgtTGTCGTATCATATTCACTGGTGGTTCTATGGATACGAATAATAATACGAACAAATGTGGCCTTCAACGAGACCAAAGTGACGACATTGAAATTACAGTCGGCGGAGGAGAAGGAACTGTGGGAGGTCTCAGATCCCAAAGCAGCTGTGATGCTCTCTATGGTGTGGGCGATGGCGTCAATGTGGGGAGTGTTCGTGTTGAATTGATTGAATAA